TTCCAATTTTATTCTTAAAATAAGTTCGATTTCATTTTTTTGCCACAAACGAACACTAGTATGATATTGCTTACCCAATGTTTATATTTTCAAATGCGAATACACTGTCGTTAATGGAAATGTATCGTAGCAACAATATACAAAAAAATAAAATGGAGACCAACCTGGCAACTCTTCCTCTTTTTTTGCATTTAACAATGGTATTCTTTTTGTTTGCGACCACATGTAATGCTGGGAAAAATACAATTGAGAAACCTCACCATACAAGGATTCAACTATATTTTGGCCGAGGCTCTTTTACAACTGCTGTTCATGGAATGAATTAATTGAAACCAATAAACTGCAACTATTATGCAACATAGATGCTGTCGGATTTCATGGAAGGAAAAGATGTACAAATGTAACTTATATTTGAACTAATAAATAGAAATAGATAATCTAACAAGGACGTTGAAATACGAATTATATAAACTTACATCTGATACACTTTTGCTCTTTGTTGAACTAATATTCAAATCTTATCCAAGTATCGCGCCAATAATAGTAGCACTCATTAACGAGGCCAGTGTTCCGGCCAACAATGCGCGCATTCCGTATTGCGAAAGCAGTACCCGCCGTTTTGGTGCCAGCGCTCCGATTCCGCCAATTTGAATACCGATTGATGAGAAATTGGCAAAACCACACAATATATAAGTGGCCATAATAATCGACTTGGTTTCAGCAAATGCTCCGGCGGCTTTTAGGTCGGCCAGCGAAACGTATCCGATAAATTCGGTAAGAATAAGTTTTTCACCCAGCAAACGACCAACCACTGCAATATCTTCCGGACAAACTCCAATCAGCCACATAATTGGCGAAAAGGTATACCCCAAAATAAATTGCAGCGACAACTCATTGTATTTTCCATCGGTAATATTGGCAATAACATCGTTTAAATGTGTGATGGCGCCCACTTTGGTAAATATAAAATTGAACATGGCAATAAAAGCAATAAAAGCCAAAAGCATTGCAGCTACATTTACAGCCAATTTCACTCCTTCTGTTGTTCCGTTTGTAATGGCATCGAGCACATTGCTGCCTATTTTATCGCGGTTCACTTCTATGGTTTTATTAATTGCGTCGGTCGGGGGCACCAGCATTTTCGAAAACACAATGGCTGCAGGTGCTGCCATTACCGATGCAGTTAGCAGGTGTTTTGCAAATTCCAAACGAAGTTGCGGATCGTCGCCACCAAGCAAAGCAATATATGCCGCCAAAACACCTCCGGCAAGTGTTGCCATTCCACCGGTCATAACCAGCAGAATCTCCGATTTGCTCATTTTATCAAGGTAGGCTTTAATCATCAGCGGCGATTCGGTTTGCCCAAGAAAAATATTCCCGGCTACCGAAAGAGCTTCTGCACCTGAAATCCGAAGAACTTTGGTAAACACCCACGCGAGTCCGTACACAATCTTTTGGATTATTCCCCAGTAAAACAACAAACTGGTTAAGGCTGAAAAGAAGATAATGGTTGGTAACACCTGGAAAAGAAAAATATAACCATAGGTATCGGCATCCATCAGATCGCCCAAAAGAAAAATACTCCCCTCTTTGGTAAAGTCGAGAACCTTAACGAATATCTTTCCAAAAAATGCAAAACCAGCCTCCACAATAGGCACATACAAAACTCCCAATGCCAATAAAATCTGCATTAACAGACCAATTCCAACTGTTCGCCAGGGAATATTGCGGCGATCAGAGCTAAAAAGAAAACCAACAAAAACCAATACAACCATTCCTAACAATCCCCGAAAAAGGGTCATAATTGAGAAAGGCGTTTGTCGTTCCTTTGCCAAAAGAATATTTGAAGTATCGGTTTGTTGAGCCACTGCGTCGGCTGCCGCAAGTACTGTATCTCCGGCATGTGCCGCTAACGGTTGCAAAAAGAAAATGCCGGTAATTACTACCAGCAACATTATCATGCGTTTCATTGAGTGTTCTTTCGTTTCCTTTCCCCCCTTTCGTTCCTATAGTCCTCCTGTCCCCTTCAGGGGACAATCGCTATGAAGTAGCGATAGGGGTGATTTGTTATTAATGCGTTTTGAACTTACTTCTCTCGTTTATTTAATTCATCGCGAATGATTGATGCCTTTTCATAATCCTCGTCTTCGATGGCCTCATTCAGCAGTTCCTGTAAATCGCTGGTTGAATACTGCGCATACGAAGAACCGGTTGTTTCGGGCTCTTCCTCATCCATCATACTGCGTACCGGAGAATTTTCATCATCCGATTCCAATACGATTCCGGCTTTCTGTAAAATTTCTTCCGAGGTATAAATCGGGCACCTGAAACGTAACGCCAAAGCTACCGCATCCGATGTTCGCGAATCAATCCTGATCTCTTTGCCGTTCATCTCGCACAAGAGTTCCGAATAAAAAATGCCTTCTTCCAACTTATATATGGTAACCTCCAGCAACGCAATATCAAAAGCCAGGGCCATGTTTTTTATTAAATCGTGAGTAAGTGGCCGCGGAGGTTTTAAACCTTCCAGCTGAATGGCAATCGCCTGTGCTTCAACAGGTCCGATAATTATAGGAATTCTGCGTTCACCTTCTTCTTCTGCCAACACCAACGCGTAA
This is a stretch of genomic DNA from uncultured Draconibacterium sp.. It encodes these proteins:
- a CDS encoding nucleoside transporter C-terminal domain-containing protein, translated to MKRMIMLLVVITGIFFLQPLAAHAGDTVLAAADAVAQQTDTSNILLAKERQTPFSIMTLFRGLLGMVVLVFVGFLFSSDRRNIPWRTVGIGLLMQILLALGVLYVPIVEAGFAFFGKIFVKVLDFTKEGSIFLLGDLMDADTYGYIFLFQVLPTIIFFSALTSLLFYWGIIQKIVYGLAWVFTKVLRISGAEALSVAGNIFLGQTESPLMIKAYLDKMSKSEILLVMTGGMATLAGGVLAAYIALLGGDDPQLRLEFAKHLLTASVMAAPAAIVFSKMLVPPTDAINKTIEVNRDKIGSNVLDAITNGTTEGVKLAVNVAAMLLAFIAFIAMFNFIFTKVGAITHLNDVIANITDGKYNELSLQFILGYTFSPIMWLIGVCPEDIAVVGRLLGEKLILTEFIGYVSLADLKAAGAFAETKSIIMATYILCGFANFSSIGIQIGGIGALAPKRRVLLSQYGMRALLAGTLASLMSATIIGAILG
- a CDS encoding bifunctional nuclease family protein; this translates as MIVIFVCIEKRYRANVSMQKIRLNILGLSVSQTQSGAYALVLAEEEGERRIPIIIGPVEAQAIAIQLEGLKPPRPLTHDLIKNMALAFDIALLEVTIYKLEEGIFYSELLCEMNGKEIRIDSRTSDAVALALRFRCPIYTSEEILQKAGIVLESDDENSPVRSMMDEEEPETTGSSYAQYSTSDLQELLNEAIEDEDYEKASIIRDELNKREK